The sequence CGTCACCGCATGATCAAACGCCTGCCACAAGCTCATGGGGTGCCAGCGAGCGTTAAAATGACTGGCTTGCAAACGCTGCATCATCACCTGCTGATAGGCTACATGACGCGCGCGTCCCTTAAGCTGTGGTTCAATCTGCAAGGGTTCAGCAGCACTCAAAGTTAGGGTAATGTGTGGTCGGCGTAATCGACGCAGCCAACGCACTCGACCATCTAGGTAAGAGGCCTGACTCCACTGCGCGCCTTCAATATGCACTGCCAGTACTGCCGCACCGGTTTTATCCGCTACCAGGCCTGCACCAGAATAGACCTTCATTAAACCGCCTTGGGTGCTAATTCGCCCCTCCGGAAAGATCATCACCTGCTCACCGGCTTCGAGCGCTTTAATTAAATGTTTTGCCGCCATCGGACTATGTAAATCGGTGACCACATAACGCCCTAAACGCAATAGAGACGTGCGCCACCAGCCCTGAGTATGGCCAGCATCAATCATAAAGGTTGTCGGACCCGGAATAAAACCATCAATCAGCGGGCCATCTAATAAGGACACATGGTTGGCCACAATGAGTAACGGACGGTCTTTAGGCCGTTGTTCATAATGCTCAAGGCCGCGCACCTCAACGCGATACCAGTGTTTAGCCCAAAACGTAATCACCCCACGGATGAGTTTAACCCACCAGGCCTGCTGCTGATCACTGTGATTATTCATATCTGTTCCTCATCATTTGCCCGCTCGACCAGCCAAGCTGTCTGACCAAATCGCCACGCCACCCATAGCGCCATAAGCATAATCATAACGGCAAGCAGGCCTGCTAGTTGTGGCCAAATCAATCCAACACTATAGCCCAACATCAAGGCTAGCGCTGAGGCGACCATCCAAAGCGCATTCATCACATTATTGAGTGCAAAAGCACGTGCTCTAGCTTGAGCCGGCACTTGTTTTTGTAATTGCGTGTAGAGTGGCACACTATATAGCCCCCCTAATAACGCGATGATGGCTAAATCGATACTCACGCGCCAGGATGATAGGTCACTAAAAAAGACCCTGGGGGCTACGAGTGCTTGCGGCTCTGCTTGATAGCTTAACCATGCCGCATCAGCCAAGACCAGTGCCATTAACGCTAACCACCAGGCCTGCTGACGCCAATTAAACCAGCGCAGGCTGGCACGCAACCCAGCGCCGATACCAAAACAAAGCGCAAAGCCGGCTAGCCAGATAATCGCCACCTGCTCATTGCCGCCCAGACTTTGCACCCATTGTGGCAACTGACTTAAAAGGCTTGCGCCAATAAACCAAAACAAGGAAATAGCGATGACCAACCGTCCACGACCATCGCCCCAACCCTGCCACACCTGATGCATACTCGACCAGTAACCCAGCCCAACGTTCGGCGACAACAACCTAGATGAATCGGTTTGTGTCCGTGGTTGCACTAGAAAACTGGCGCCCGCACCGGCAAGTGCTACCAGCACCACGCCCAAAGCCAACACGATTAAACTTGCCTCACTGACCGCACCCAAACCGCCCAGCAGAGTGCCTAATAAAATCGCAATAAACGTTGAGCCGCTAAACCACGCATTGGCACGCATCCACTGGCTTGGCGCCACCCGTTCCGGAATAATGGCATATTTAATCGGTCCAAAAAACGCCGACTGCACCCCAAGTGCCGTCACCGTCACTAACAGCCAAAGCAGTTGTTGGCTTATCAGCGCCCAGGCCGCAAGCAAAGCTAAACCAATTTCCGCCAACTTGATCAGCCGAATTAAGTGCACCTTGTCATAATGATCGGCCAGCCGTCCTGCCCAGGGTGAAATCAACATAAAGGGTAATATGAACAGACCGGCGGCGACACTTAACCAAAAACCAGCATCGGCCTCACTGACAAGTCGATAACTTATCAGAATGGCCACAGCATTTTTAACTAGATTATCATTGAATGCGCCCAAAAACTGCACACTAAATAATGCAAAGAACCCTTCATTAAATAAAGGCTTAGCTAAGATATTCTTGCGCACTGACCAAACTCGTCTGTAATGCTTCAAATGAAAGAGGTTTGGCCAAAAATGCGTTCATACCCGCATCTAACGCACCGACTCTATCCGACTCAAAAGCATTAGCTGTCAACGCAATAATATAGGGTTGTTTTATATTATCACCCAGTGATCGAATGTATTGACTTGCCCTTAGGCCATCCATAGTGGGCATTTGCACATCCATCAACACGATATCAAAATTTTGATCTCTAATTAAATCAACCGCCTCTAAACCATCCTGTGCTACAGCAGGCATGATGTGCAATTTGGCTAGCATGGCTTTAACTAACATTTGATTAACAGGGTTATCTTCCACAACCAATACTTTTAAACTATCCAACTGCGGCGTAGCGATAGTGGGTTGATGATCTCGTTGTCTGAGTTCTTTAGCTACTTGCACTGAAATATTGAATGCAAACTCGCTGCCTGCTCCCACTTCCGAGTACACGCTAATATCGCCACCCATAGCTTTAACTAAACGATCACAGATGGCTAAACCCAGCCCCGTTCCACCGAATCGTCGTGTAATCGAACTATCAGCTTGGCTAAAGGCTTTAAACAAACGCTTCATGGCGAGCTGGCTGATGCCAATACCGGTATCTTTCACCTTTACAAATAAACGGTTAGTGGACGGATCAAAGCTTACTTTTAAAGTAATCTGGCCTTCATGGGTAAATTTAATAGCGTTACTTAACAAGTTATATAAAATCTGTTGAAAGCGGGTCGGATCGCCGATCAAGCGGTTTGGCAAACCTTTTTCAATCTGCATCGAAAACACTAAGCCTTTATCAGTAATTTGGGGTTCAAACAAGGTTTTAAGGTTATTAAAGAGTGCAATGGGTTCATACTCAATAGACTCAAGTGACAACTTACCGGCTTCAATTTTAGAAAAATCCAAAATATCATTAATCACCGCCAAGAGCGTTTGGCTGCAGTTTTTTAAGGTATTAAGGTATTCTTTTTGCTGTGCATTAAGCTCTGTAGTAAGCAATAAATCTGTTAAACCAAGCACGCCGTGCATTGGCGTACGAATTTCATGGCTCATGGTCGCTAAAAAATCGCTTTTAGCCGTTGCAGCCTGTTCCGATTTTTCTAAGGCTTTTTCAAGTTCACTGGTACGCTGCTCGACCTGTCGTTCCAAATCGACTGTCAATTTTTTTAAATTTTCATTTGCTAAATACAATTCGATAGTTCGATCTTCAAGTAATCGCTCGGCTTCTAAGCGTGCGTGCTTTTCTTCTCGGACTCTTGCAAGCCATACTTGCTCTAAGACTTGCTGGATTTCTTGACGAATTTGTTGCTGCTTGTCCAAGTTAATGGCTCCATAACATGACGATATTCAATTAAACTATACTATTAACTTAATCTAATCAAGCAACCTCAAATCATGGCAACACTCTTAATCACACGTCAAGGCTGGGAAAAACTTCAAGCTGAACACCTACATTTATGGCGAAGAGAACGCCCTGAAACCACTAAAATTGTGGCTTGGGCAGCTAGCTTAGGGGACCGCTCTGAAAATGCAGATTATCAATACAATAAAAAACGCTTACGTGAAATAGATCGTCGTGTCCGCTATTTACAGGGCCAATTTGAAAAGTTAAAAATTGTTGATTACCATCCTGCCCAAGAGGGCAAGGTTTACTTTGGCGCCTGGGTAAGTTTAATCAATGATGAGGACCAGACATTAACATTTCGAATTGTTGGCCCTGATGAAATTTTTCATCAACCAGACTATGTTTCAATTGATGCGCCGATTGCACGAGCCTGTTTAGCCAAAACTGTAGGTGATCTAATAAAGGTCAATTTGCCAGGTGAAGCCAGTGCAGCCTGGGAAATTACGCGTATTGAGTATCGTCAAAACACCGAACAATGACGCTTATTAAGCTCACTCAATCTTCACTTAATAAACGTTTACGATCCAAAATTGCCTTTTTTAATAACGGGACAATTTTATGTTCCATTTGATTAAGCGCTTTTTTAACCGTTATTTTTTCATTAAAGCCTAATTCTTCTTCCAACTCATGTCGTTTAACAAGGGGCAGATTTTTTAAGATTTTTTGTTTTACCTGGCCGGTTGAATCAATACGACATAAGATAATTTTTTGCATGGTCGAGAGTGATGCCAACATCATCTGAATCGTCGCATCTTCCATCTCAACAATTTTTAACGCAATTTTTCGATACGCTGCTAAACTCCGCTCTAACGCGGCCTCATCTTCAGGCGTCAGTTGCTTAATGCGATAGTCCATCAAAGAGACTAACTCATTAGCCGCATCGTTAGGCAGCGTAATAATTACATGACCTAGCTCAATTAAGAGCACATTATCATCTTTGCGTTTAACCTTAATTTCCAAGGCTAGCTATCCTTATAGTTATAGGTAAGCAGATTTTTCATAGAAAAATTCAATTTCACCCTCATCTTCCAACTCATAAATTCGTTTTATAAATCGAAAAATTGCTTCTTTTTGTGCATTTTCATCTGGTAGCCGAATATTCGCCATATCTTCACGCATTTGGGCTTCAGCGGCATGGCCTAACTTATCCAAAGCGCGATTTTTTAGTTTACTATCCTCTACCAGACACAACCAAATTCTAAGATCTTGACGATCAACGTGATCAAGTAACTTAGACCAATCATTTGGAGCAAGTGAATCAAGCTTGCGGGTCATTCCTAAATAACTTCGCAACAGGGCGTGAGACTTATTAGCAGATGTTTGCGCGCCGTATTTCAAACTGATCCTGAGTAAGTGGGTAGTAAACCTGTCTAAACGTACAATTGCATTACCCATTTGGATAAGCCATTCATTGTCATTAACTTTTTGCATGCCAACTTTCATAAACTACCCTACTGTTCTGTAATAATGACCTGCACGCGACGATCAAGATGATAGTTAGCAAAATCGCCCTCCGCAGACAAGGGCATAGAATCAGCGCGCCCTTCTACCCGCAATGAACGGGGCTGAATAAAGCCTTGGTCTAATAAAAATTCACCCACGGATGCGGCACGTGATGCAGATAAGTCCCAGTTAGTTCGATACTGCAACCCTCTATTTAACGGTACACGATCAGTATGACCTTGCACAAGCAGATCCAATTCTTGATAGTCTCTTAAGAATGACAAATTCATTAGCTGCCGCCTAAACTCCGGCATTAATAACGCTGTGCCCGATGGAAACAAAGCTTCGCCTTGGAAAGTTAAGGTGACTGTTAAGGCATCAGGATCCACTTCAATTTGAACATTTTGCTCTCTCTCAAACTGCTGCTCGACGCGCTCGACTATTTCTTGAAACCGCTCATTTTCTTTCTGATCATTTTCTACAATCGAGTCAGGATTGAGTTCAATGAGCGTAGTGCCATCAAACTCTAAGATACTACTGCGTTGATCGCCGAATACGCTCTGAAGCGAAGTGGCCACCTGCTGAAATTTAAAAGGATCGATCGAGCTCATCGCATATAGCAATGCAAAAAATGCCATAAGCAAACTCATCAGGTCTGCAAACGTAACCATCCAAGTTGGCGCGCCTTTTTTACAGGGCTTGCTAGGAGGGCATTTATTCTCACTCACTCGGCCACCTCA comes from Thiomicrospira aerophila AL3 and encodes:
- a CDS encoding MFS transporter, translated to MRKNILAKPLFNEGFFALFSVQFLGAFNDNLVKNAVAILISYRLVSEADAGFWLSVAAGLFILPFMLISPWAGRLADHYDKVHLIRLIKLAEIGLALLAAWALISQQLLWLLVTVTALGVQSAFFGPIKYAIIPERVAPSQWMRANAWFSGSTFIAILLGTLLGGLGAVSEASLIVLALGVVLVALAGAGASFLVQPRTQTDSSRLLSPNVGLGYWSSMHQVWQGWGDGRGRLVIAISLFWFIGASLLSQLPQWVQSLGGNEQVAIIWLAGFALCFGIGAGLRASLRWFNWRQQAWWLALMALVLADAAWLSYQAEPQALVAPRVFFSDLSSWRVSIDLAIIALLGGLYSVPLYTQLQKQVPAQARARAFALNNVMNALWMVASALALMLGYSVGLIWPQLAGLLAVMIMLMALWVAWRFGQTAWLVERANDEEQI
- a CDS encoding ATP-binding protein, which codes for MDKQQQIRQEIQQVLEQVWLARVREEKHARLEAERLLEDRTIELYLANENLKKLTVDLERQVEQRTSELEKALEKSEQAATAKSDFLATMSHEIRTPMHGVLGLTDLLLTTELNAQQKEYLNTLKNCSQTLLAVINDILDFSKIEAGKLSLESIEYEPIALFNNLKTLFEPQITDKGLVFSMQIEKGLPNRLIGDPTRFQQILYNLLSNAIKFTHEGQITLKVSFDPSTNRLFVKVKDTGIGISQLAMKRLFKAFSQADSSITRRFGGTGLGLAICDRLVKAMGGDISVYSEVGAGSEFAFNISVQVAKELRQRDHQPTIATPQLDSLKVLVVEDNPVNQMLVKAMLAKLHIMPAVAQDGLEAVDLIRDQNFDIVLMDVQMPTMDGLRASQYIRSLGDNIKQPYIIALTANAFESDRVGALDAGMNAFLAKPLSFEALQTSLVSAQEYLS
- the greB gene encoding transcription elongation factor GreB, translating into MATLLITRQGWEKLQAEHLHLWRRERPETTKIVAWAASLGDRSENADYQYNKKRLREIDRRVRYLQGQFEKLKIVDYHPAQEGKVYFGAWVSLINDEDQTLTFRIVGPDEIFHQPDYVSIDAPIARACLAKTVGDLIKVNLPGEASAAWEITRIEYRQNTEQ
- a CDS encoding FliG C-terminal domain-containing protein, whose protein sequence is MKVGMQKVNDNEWLIQMGNAIVRLDRFTTHLLRISLKYGAQTSANKSHALLRSYLGMTRKLDSLAPNDWSKLLDHVDRQDLRIWLCLVEDSKLKNRALDKLGHAAEAQMREDMANIRLPDENAQKEAIFRFIKRIYELEDEGEIEFFYEKSAYL
- a CDS encoding OmpA/MotB family protein, with amino-acid sequence MSENKCPPSKPCKKGAPTWMVTFADLMSLLMAFFALLYAMSSIDPFKFQQVATSLQSVFGDQRSSILEFDGTTLIELNPDSIVENDQKENERFQEIVERVEQQFEREQNVQIEVDPDALTVTLTFQGEALFPSGTALLMPEFRRQLMNLSFLRDYQELDLLVQGHTDRVPLNRGLQYRTNWDLSASRAASVGEFLLDQGFIQPRSLRVEGRADSMPLSAEGDFANYHLDRRVQVIITEQ